A genomic segment from Colletotrichum higginsianum IMI 349063 chromosome 5, whole genome shotgun sequence encodes:
- a CDS encoding Cytochrome P450 produces the protein MAREHLYLVSSAVLGTYILWTAAESYVRWSRGSHLTSSHAHAHPVLALFLTLPTVILYNKAQYLLRMKARGCGEAPVFPHTDPVLGSDWVRTSLARQRDHGLLEWWQDLFAKLGYTWWVKTPTGWALMTSEPENLKAVLAASFDDFPITGPRREAVLPILGPEAIFSANGEVWHGARAMMRPTFVRDQIADLECFERHVGDLIANIPKDGGTVDLQALLYMMTMDSATDFMFGHSTNMLTTPSPEAREFTSMFEYITTRAAVRSRLGLLTFLDNDKKWHEGLKLIHRFCDNYVERVRAENEAGEKTQKKEKMEEAAAAGMETQDPKRGYVFLHEMMGRPGMTPEYVRAQLLSMILAGRDTTASTLSALFWILARRPDVVSRLRAEIEGLEGRRPTWEEMKDMKYLNMVLKEILRLYPTVATMSRGTARDTTLPVGGGPDGKSPVFVPKDTPVRWSLFCLHRRKDLYGEDADEFRPERWEERRPSWDYLPFSGGPRICIGQQFALTQMSYFVVRMLQTFGDMAPRDERPMLQTVGITTKLPNDVLLSFTPA, from the exons ATGGCGCGAGAGCATCTCTACCTCGTctcgtcggccgtcttgggCACTTACATCCTCtggaccgccgccgagtcgtACGTCCGATGGAGCCGCGGCTCCCACCTCACGTCCTCGCACGCCCACGCCCAtcccgtcctcgccctgtTCCTCACCCTCCCGACCGTGATCCTGTACAACAAGGCGCAGTACCTCTTGCGGATGAAGGCGCGCGGCTGCGGCGAGGCGCCCGTATTCCCGCACACGGACCCGGTCCTCGGCAGCGACTGGGTGCGGACCTCGCTCGCGCGGCAGCGGGACCACGGCCTGCTCGAGTGGTGGCAGGACCTGTTCGCGAAGCTGGGCTACACGTGGTGggtgaagacgccgacgggcTGGGCGCTCATGACGAGCGAGCCCGAGAACCTCAAGGCGGTGCTGGCGGCCTCGTTCGACGACTTCCCCATCACGGGGCCGAGGCGGGAGGCGGTCCTGCCGATCCTGGGCCCGGAGgccatcttctcggccaaCGGGGAGGTGTGGCACGGCGCGAGGGCCATGATGAGGCCGACGTTCGTGAGGGACCAGATCGCGGACCTCGAGTGCTTTGAGAGGCACGTCGGCGACCTGATTGCGAATATCCCAAAGGACGGCGGGACGGTGGACCTGCAGGCGCTGCTGTacatgatgacgatggactcggcgacggactttat GTTCGGCCACTCAACTAACATGctgacgacgccgtcgcccgagGCCCGAGAGTTCACGTCGATGTTCGAGTACATCACGACCCGCGCGGCGGTCCGCTcgcgcctcggcctgctgacTTTCCTTGACAACGACAAGAAGTGGCACGAAGGGCTGAAGTTGATCCACCGCTTCTGCGACAACTACGTCGAGCGCGTGCGCGCCGAgaacgaggccggcgagaagacgcagaagaaggagaagatggaggaggcggcggcggcagggatGGAGACACAGGACCCGAAGCGGGGCTATGTGTTCCTCCACGAGATGATGGGCCGGCCCGGGATGACGCCCGAGTACGTGCGCGCGCAGCTGCTGTCCATGATCCTGGCGGGCCGCGacacgacggcgtcgacgctgTCGGCGCTGTTCTGGATCCTGGCGCGGAGGCCGGACGTCGTGAGCCGGCTGagggccgagatcgaggggCTCGAGGGGCGGAGGCCGACGTGggaggagatgaaggacATGAAGTATCTCAACATGGTGCTCAAGGAAA TCTTACGACTGTACCCGACCGTCGCGACCATGTCGCGCGGTACGGCGCGGGACACGACGCTCCCCGTGGGCGGCGGGCCTGACGGCAAGTCGCCCGTCTTCGTCCCCAAGGACACGCCGGTGCGGTGGTCGCTGTTCTGTCTTCACCGGAGAAAGGACCTATACGGCGAAGACGCGGACGAGTTCCGCCCCGAGCGCTGGGAGGAGAGGCGGCCCTC GTGGGACTACCTCCCCTTCTCAGGTGGCCCCCGGATCTGCATCGGGCAGCAGTTCGCGCTGACGCAGATGAGCTACTTCGTCGTGCGCATGCTGCAGACGTTCGGGGACATGGCGCCGAGGGACGAGAGGCCGATGCTGCAGACGGTGGGGATCACGACCAAGTTGCCCAACGACGTGCTGCTAAGCTTCACGCCGGCCTAG